One stretch of Hemitrygon akajei chromosome 18, sHemAka1.3, whole genome shotgun sequence DNA includes these proteins:
- the LOC140741104 gene encoding cysteine/serine-rich nuclear protein 2-like isoform X1: protein MAMSRSLKRRFEEVDGSSFCSSPKESDDDISNSDSADSCDSLNSPSSREMCPPSILKKQKLMRAKSVRFDQVTVYYFTRRQGFTSVPSQGGSSLGMARHHSCIRRYTLCEFAEEQEHLHRQMLRDHLKEEKLNVRKMKLTKNGTVESEEANVLTIDDVSDDDIDVDSIEVDDYFFLQPLPTKRRRALLRASGVNRIDTEEKHELRAIRSSREECGCDCRFYCDPEVCPCSKAGIKCQVDRMSFPCGCSKDGCANTAGRIEFNPIRVRTHYLHTIMKLELENKQQDLQQQQLSLTVSHSPSDSHMETQDYQEFAAENYDLENETAVMHLQSAEEMDRKKEEEADLTSSSVTMDTTVESLEVCILGDAVANASEPCQGLATPVVIQAEVTPVSPVLCFSDSAVQGNSKPEEQTYLRNSTVLYYQIDPSCAVDVNCSDREAEYVQAPVESSYPKEATVENLVAAAGSSLASCVPVTEHFSQNTGTSNCHNIQYPSIEDCTVLINGSSNVHTENTKQQPQLHSNFQDGCLRASEGELCASEPTVQGMFCQSVGLKTPGETPALNPVTL, encoded by the exons ATGGCAATGAGCAGGAGCCTGAAGCGCCGATTTGAAGAAGTGGATGgttcatccttctgttcttcacccAAGGAATCAGATGATGATATCTCCAACAGCGACAGTGCAGACAGCTGTGACAGCCTCAACTCTCCCAGCTCTCGAGAAATGTGCC CACCCTCAATCCTAAAGAAGCAGAAGCTGATGAGGGCCAAGAGCGTTCGTTTTGACCAAGTCACAGTCTACTACTTCACCCGCCGCCAGGGCTTCACCAGTGTGCCCAGCCAGGGTGGCAGTTCCCTGGGTATGGCTAGACACCACAGCTGTATTCGCAGGTACACATTGTGCGAATTTGCTGAGGAGCAGGAACATCTTCACCGACAGATGCTCCGTGACCACTTGAAAGAGGAGAAGCTTAATGTACGCAAAATGAAG CTGACCAAGAATGGTACGGTTGAGTCAGAGGAGGCCAATGTGCTCACCATAGATGACGTTTCCGATGATGACATTGATGTGGACAGTATTGAGGTAGATGACTATTTCTTTTTACAACCACTACCCACAAAAAGGCGAAGAGCTTTGTTACGTGCATCGGGCGTCAACAGGATTGACACGGAGGAAAAGCACGAGCTACGGGCCATTCGCTCATCCAGGGAGGAATGCGGGTGTGACTGTAGGTTTTACTGTGATCCAGAGGTGTGTCCCTGTAGCAAAGCGGGAATCAAATGCCAG GTGGACAGGATGTCTTTTCCCTGTGGCTGCTCTAAAGATGGCTGCGCCAACACAGCTGGCCGGATAGAGTTTAACCCCATCCGCGTCCGGACTCATTACTTGCACACCATCATGAAGCTGGAACTGGAGAACAAGCAGCAGGACCTGCAACAGCAGCAGCTGTCACTGACTGTCTCCCATTCCCCCAGCGACAGCCACATGGAAACACAGGACTACCAGGAATTTGCTGCGGAAAATTACGACTTGGAGAATGAGACTGCTGTGATGCACTTACAGTCTGCTGAGGAGATGGACAGGAAAAAGGAAGAAGAGGCCGACTTAACCAGTTCTAGTGTAACCATGGATACCACTGTAGAAAGCCTAGAAGTATGTATATTAGGAGATGCAGTAGCTAATGCCAGTGAACCATGCCAAGGCCTAGCAACACCAGTTGTGATCCAAGCAGAAGTGACTCCTGTTTCTCCTGTGTTGTGCTTTTCTGACAGTGCTGTTCAGGGTAACTCGAAGCCTGAGGAACAGACATATTTAAGAAACTCCACAGTGTTGTATTATCAAATAGACCCAAGCTGTGCTGTAGATGTGAACTGCAGCGATAGAGAGGCTGAATATGTGCAAGCACCTGTAGAATCAAGTTACCCAAAGGAAGCCACTGTAGAAAATTTGGTTGCTGCTGCCGGTAGCTCCTTGGCATCTTGTGTGCCTGTCACAGAGCACTTTTCTCAAAACACAGGGACCTCCAATTGCCATAACATCCAATATCCCTCAATAGAAGACTGCACTGTGTTAATAAATGGCAGTAGCAATGTTCACACAGAAAATACTAAGCAGCAGCCCCAATTACATTCAAACTTTCAAGATGGCTGTCTCAGGGCTTCTGAGGGTGAGCTTTGTGCATCTGAGCCAACTGTGCAGGGCATGTTTTGCCAGTCTGTAGGTCTGAAGACCCCAGGGGAAACCCCGGCACTGAACCCAGTAACTCTGTAA
- the LOC140741104 gene encoding cysteine/serine-rich nuclear protein 2-like isoform X2, with the protein MAMSRSLKRRFEEVDGSSFCSSPKESDDDISNSDSADSCDSLNSPSSREMCPPSILKKQKLMRAKSVRFDQVTVYYFTRRQGFTSVPSQGGSSLGMARHHSCIRRYTLCEFAEEQEHLHRQMLRDHLKEEKLNVRKMKLTKNGTVESEEANVLTIDDVSDDDIDVDSIEVDRMSFPCGCSKDGCANTAGRIEFNPIRVRTHYLHTIMKLELENKQQDLQQQQLSLTVSHSPSDSHMETQDYQEFAAENYDLENETAVMHLQSAEEMDRKKEEEADLTSSSVTMDTTVESLEVCILGDAVANASEPCQGLATPVVIQAEVTPVSPVLCFSDSAVQGNSKPEEQTYLRNSTVLYYQIDPSCAVDVNCSDREAEYVQAPVESSYPKEATVENLVAAAGSSLASCVPVTEHFSQNTGTSNCHNIQYPSIEDCTVLINGSSNVHTENTKQQPQLHSNFQDGCLRASEGELCASEPTVQGMFCQSVGLKTPGETPALNPVTL; encoded by the exons ATGGCAATGAGCAGGAGCCTGAAGCGCCGATTTGAAGAAGTGGATGgttcatccttctgttcttcacccAAGGAATCAGATGATGATATCTCCAACAGCGACAGTGCAGACAGCTGTGACAGCCTCAACTCTCCCAGCTCTCGAGAAATGTGCC CACCCTCAATCCTAAAGAAGCAGAAGCTGATGAGGGCCAAGAGCGTTCGTTTTGACCAAGTCACAGTCTACTACTTCACCCGCCGCCAGGGCTTCACCAGTGTGCCCAGCCAGGGTGGCAGTTCCCTGGGTATGGCTAGACACCACAGCTGTATTCGCAGGTACACATTGTGCGAATTTGCTGAGGAGCAGGAACATCTTCACCGACAGATGCTCCGTGACCACTTGAAAGAGGAGAAGCTTAATGTACGCAAAATGAAG CTGACCAAGAATGGTACGGTTGAGTCAGAGGAGGCCAATGTGCTCACCATAGATGACGTTTCCGATGATGACATTGATGTGGACAGTATTGAG GTGGACAGGATGTCTTTTCCCTGTGGCTGCTCTAAAGATGGCTGCGCCAACACAGCTGGCCGGATAGAGTTTAACCCCATCCGCGTCCGGACTCATTACTTGCACACCATCATGAAGCTGGAACTGGAGAACAAGCAGCAGGACCTGCAACAGCAGCAGCTGTCACTGACTGTCTCCCATTCCCCCAGCGACAGCCACATGGAAACACAGGACTACCAGGAATTTGCTGCGGAAAATTACGACTTGGAGAATGAGACTGCTGTGATGCACTTACAGTCTGCTGAGGAGATGGACAGGAAAAAGGAAGAAGAGGCCGACTTAACCAGTTCTAGTGTAACCATGGATACCACTGTAGAAAGCCTAGAAGTATGTATATTAGGAGATGCAGTAGCTAATGCCAGTGAACCATGCCAAGGCCTAGCAACACCAGTTGTGATCCAAGCAGAAGTGACTCCTGTTTCTCCTGTGTTGTGCTTTTCTGACAGTGCTGTTCAGGGTAACTCGAAGCCTGAGGAACAGACATATTTAAGAAACTCCACAGTGTTGTATTATCAAATAGACCCAAGCTGTGCTGTAGATGTGAACTGCAGCGATAGAGAGGCTGAATATGTGCAAGCACCTGTAGAATCAAGTTACCCAAAGGAAGCCACTGTAGAAAATTTGGTTGCTGCTGCCGGTAGCTCCTTGGCATCTTGTGTGCCTGTCACAGAGCACTTTTCTCAAAACACAGGGACCTCCAATTGCCATAACATCCAATATCCCTCAATAGAAGACTGCACTGTGTTAATAAATGGCAGTAGCAATGTTCACACAGAAAATACTAAGCAGCAGCCCCAATTACATTCAAACTTTCAAGATGGCTGTCTCAGGGCTTCTGAGGGTGAGCTTTGTGCATCTGAGCCAACTGTGCAGGGCATGTTTTGCCAGTCTGTAGGTCTGAAGACCCCAGGGGAAACCCCGGCACTGAACCCAGTAACTCTGTAA